AGCAGCTCGGGGTCGGCCAGCACCCGCGCGGCGGTGGTGCGCAGCAGCACGGGCGTCACGGCGGTGTCGGCCGCGACCTGGATGGAGGTCGGTTCCACGCCGTCGCAGTCGGCCAGGCCGCCCGTGGCGGTGAGGAAGCCCGTCTGGATCCGCTCGTTGAGCATGGGCCCCGCCGTCAGCTCGGGCAGCAGGTCGAGGAATCCGTCGATGTCGGGCAGCAGTACGACACCCGGCTTGGTGCAGAACTGGCCTGCGCCGAGGGTGACCGAGCCCGCGAAGCCCGTGGCGATCTCGGCGCCCCGATCCGCCCAGCCCTGCGGCGTGATGAACACCGGGTTCGTGCTGCCCAGCTCGCCGTAGAACGGAATCGGCACCGGCCGGGAGGCGGCGATGTCGAACAGCGCCCGGCCGCCCGCGACGGATCCGGTGAAGCCGACGGCGGACACCCTCGGGTCGCGTACGGCCTCGACACCGTCCTCGAAGCCCTCGATCAGCGCGAAGCTGCCCGCAGGGGCGCCCGCCGATTCCAGGGCGGCCACGACGACCGCCGAGGTCTGCCGGGACAGCCTGGGATGTCCGGGGTGCGCCTTGAGGACCACCGGGCAGCCTGCGGCCAACGCCGAGACCGTGTCGCCACCCGCGACGCTGAAGGCGAACGGGAAGTTACTGGCTGCGAACACGACCACGACGCCGAGCGGCCGGAGCGCGCGCCGGATGTCGGGTCTGGCCCCCATCGGCCAGTCGGGATCGGCGTGATCGATGCGTGCCTCCAGCAACCCGCCGTCCCGTAGTCGTTCGGCGAACAGCCGCGCCTGGAAGGTCGTGCGGGCCAACTCGCCGGTCAGGCGTCCGACGGGCAGGTTCGTCTCCGCCTGCGCCGTCTCGATCAGTTCGGGACCTGCGGCATCCAGAGCCCGGGCCACGGCGTCCAGCCAGTCGGCGCGCTGCAGGGGACTGGAGCCCGCCAGGCTGCGGGCGGCCTGGCGGGCCGAGGTCAGGACGGCGTCGAGGGTGGGGGCGGGAGTCGTCACAATGCTGCTCCGATCAGCGTCAACCGGGGCGAGCGTCGTCTCAGGCGAGACGGCCGTCGACCTCGGTGTTGGTCACGGTCGAGAAGAACGGTCGGGTCGAGCCCGAGCGGCGCCTCGATCTGGTCTCACGTGCTCTCGCTCCCGGCACGGTCTCACACGGCGGATCCACCGGGAGCGACCGGCCGTCAAGATCCACAACTCGGGATCGGCGGGCTCCGCACACCGCAGCACGCGGAGCCGGCGTCAGCGCTTGCGTTGCGACGACGCGGCCCGTTGCGGACTGTCCTTCGGGTGCAGCGCCCGGCGGACGATGTCGGTGACATCGGTGTCGGTGAACGACTCGGGCAGTGTCACGGCGAGTGTGCCGAACAGTGTGCGCACCTCGTCGACCGTGGGTTCGTCGCTCAACCGTAGTTCCTTGGCAAGGGCGACGTCGACCCGCTTGGCCTGCTCGAAGCTGGCCGCGAGTTCCCGATCGTAGGCGCGGTAGTGCGGTCGGCTCCGTTCGAAGAGCACGGCCGGTGCGGCCGACTCGTCCTGAGTCAGGATGATCCAGTTCGACGACAGATCCCACCGCAGGGTGGTCATCACCCGGGACAGCGCGATCTCGACGCGCAGCAGCGTGAACCGTTCCCGATACCAACAGGCGGCCAGGATGGTGGCGAGGGCCTCCCGCTGCACGCGGGCGGTGGTCCATTTCTCGCCGTGGCGGTCCGAACCCGGGTTCAGCGAGGACCGGTACTGCGCGTACTCGGTGCACAGTGCTTCGTCGGTGGGGTCGATGATCTCGATCTGGATCCTGGTCGGACGCTGAGCTGCGCGGGCGTTGTCCACGCACTCCTTCAGCGTGACCGTCCGCAGGTGGGTGCCGATACCGCCCTTGAACAACCAGCGGTCGGTGTCCTGGTACGCCTCGGCGTGTAATCGGTCGAGGTCGGCACCGTGCACTACTTGGACGGCACTGGCATCGTCGCGTACCCGCGCCGTGCTGCTGCGGTCGCGCAGCAACGCGATGGCCAGCAGGGCCAACACGATCAGGATCGCCACATCGGTCACGGCACCGGAGCGCTCCCCCGCACCGAGCAGGTCGATCCCGAGGACCGACGGGACGATCAACACCGCCGTCGTCCCGGCGATCACCGAGGCGAGGATGCCGTCGACATTGTTGCGGAGCCAGCTGGCGAAGGAGGGCATCGTTCTCCGGTTCCTGATACGAGCGGCGACAACGCCGGGATTCGGTGGGGCCGGGCGAAAACGCACCGAGGATACCGAGATCACCGATTTCCGAAAGGGTTCCGCGCAAGCCCGTCGACCGAGCGGCGTCGGCCCCTGGCCCCGGCACGCCAGGTGCTCCGCACGGCGGGACTCACTCGACCGCGAGATCTTCGGCGGTCCCCCGGGCGACCTCGGCCAGGATGTCCAACGCCCTGGCCAGGTTCTTCGGGGTAGGCGAGCCCAGCGCCAATCGCACGGCTCCGGGGGCCCGACCCGATCCGACGACGAAGGCGGCGGCGGGGGTGACGGCGATACCGTGTCGCGCGGCCGAGGCGACGAAGGTCTCGGCTCGCCAGTGTTCCGGGAGCCGCCACCAGCAGTGATAGGAGCCCGGGTCGGCCTGCACGTCGAAACCCGCCAGTCGCGTGGCGACGATCTCCTGTCGGAGCCGGGCATCCTGCTGTTTGGCCGTGCCAAGCGATCGGGCCATGCCGTCCTCGATCAGCCGGGTGGTGGCCGTCAGCGCGAAGCTGCCCGGCATCCAGGCGCCGGATCGAATAGCCGCAGCGATCTTCGGGCTCAGGGCGGGCGGTGTGACGACGAAGCCGAGGGTCAGGCCGGGGGCGACGCGCTTCGACATGCTGTCCACCAACACGGTGTGCTCGGGTGCGAGGGCCGCCAGCGGCGCGGGGTCCTCGCGGAGGAAACCGTTGACCATGTCCTCGATCACCGGGATTCCCAGTTCGCCGGTGACCTGGGCCAGCTCGCGGCGCCGTGCCTCGGGCATGGTGATGCCCAGCGGGTTGTGCAGCGTGGGCTGGACGTACACCGCGCGTAGAGGTGCGGACCGGTGCACCTCGGCGAGGGCGGCGGGAATCAATCCGTGTTCGTCCATCGCGATCGGGACCGGGGTGATGCCCAGCCGCGCGGCCACCGCCTTCATCACCGGATAGGTGAACTCCTCGACGGCAAGCCGCTGTCCGATGCCCAGCAGCCCGGCGGCGACGGCGGCCAACGCCTGCCGCCCACCGCCGGTGAACAGGATGGACTCCGGGGCAGGCTGCCATCCCGACCGCGACAGCAGCGTGGCGGCGGCTGACCGGGCCGCAGGGGTACCCGCGACCACCGTCGGACGCAGCCCCTCGATCATCGTCGCCGGGCTCAGCAGGTCGACGAGGCTGGTCGCGACCAGTTCGGCCTGCCCGGGCAGCATCGGGAAGTTGAATTCGAGGTCGATGCGCCCGCTCGCGGGTTCCGCCAAGGTCGTCTCGGCACGCAGAGTGCCGGTCCGGACGAACGTCCCGCGCCCGACCTCGCCGACGGCCAGGCCCCGGCGGATCAACTCCCCGTAGACCCGGGAGGCCGTCGAGGCGGCCACCCGGTGTGCACGGGCGAACCGCCGCTGCGGCGGTAGCCGATCGCCGGGGCGGAGCCTGCCCGCTGCGATGTCGGCCGCCAACGCGTCGGCGAGGGCACGGTAGTCGTCCATGAAGCCGGAATCCCCTTTGCACCGAGAGCATTGTTTTTATTGCACCGAGATCCTGCTCTGGTTATGGTCGGATCGTCAAGAAGAACGGCGAATTTCGCACCGAGGTTCCGGGCTCGGACGACGGTTCCCCGCCCGTTCCCACCACCCCACCTCGGGCGATGCCTCGGCGGCGCGTCCCGACCGACCGGTTGCCCCGCCCGATCCCCCTACGGCGACACCGATCATCCGACGGCTGCCGCGCGGGCATGCCCCGGAGTCGGTCGGTGCGCGCCCACGTCGAGAGCACCGAGAGGAAGTCGGCCATGCACACCGTGTCGCACGACGGCACCACCATCGCCTATCGGGACATCGGTTCGGGCACGCCGGTCCTGCTGGTGCACGGCCACCCCTTCGACGGTTCGATGTGGCGACCCCAGATCGAGCAATTGGCCGAGGCCGGCCACCGGGTGATCGTTCCCGATCTCCGGGGTTACGGACGCAGCAGTGTGGCACCGGGCAGTACCACGATGGAGGACTTCGCCGCCGATCTCGCCGAATTGCTCGACCGGCTGGACATCGACCGGGTGCTCCTCGGCGGATTGTCGATGGGCGGCCAGATCGTGATGGAGTTCCATCGGCGGTTTCCGAGTCGGGTCGCCGGTCTGTTGTTGGCGGCGACCTCGGCACGGGCCGATGATCCGAGGGCCCGCCGCGCCCGGGTCGAGACCGCCGAGCGGATCCGGCACGAGGGGATGGCGGCCTACGCCGAGGAACTGCTCCCGAGGATGCTGGCGCCGCACAACATCGTCGGTCTCCCCGAGGTGGCCGACCATGTGCTGCGGATGATGCGCTCGGCCCCCGCCGAGGGCGCGGCGGCGGCCTTACGCGGCCGGGCGGAGCGGCGAGACTACCGGGACTCCCTGGCTCGGGTCTCGGTGCCGACGCTGATCGTGGTCGGCGATCACGACGACTTCACGCCCGTCGCCGAGGCCGAATCCCTTGCGGCGCACATCCCGGCCTCGGTGCTGCGGATCATCGAAGGCGCCGGGCATCTGCCGAACCTGGAGCGGCCCGCCGAGTTCGGTCGCGCACTGGCGGAACTGTCGACCGCGATCGACGTCGGATAGGACCGGGCCGCCGCCGCTCGGAGAGCACCTGTCGAGAGAATTGCTCCGATATGACTCGGAGCAATTCCGCCGACGTCCGATCCGGCCCGGCCGCACCACGATGCTCAGGCGGTGCCGAGCATCCAGTCCGGCAACGGTTCGTGCAGCGCGGCCCAGGTCCGCGGCGGTTCGGCCGCGCCAGCCCCGACGATCCCGCCCACGATCGCGCAGGTGGTGTCGATATCGCCGCCCGCGCTCGCCGTCGCCCAGAACGCGTCCGCGAAGTCGTCGAAGCGGGTGAGCGCGGCCCACAGCGTGAAGGGAACGGTGTCCTGGGCGCTGGTACGCGAACCGTTGCCCAGTTGCCGGGCCACGACCGAGGCCGAGGTGACCGGCAGCAGTTCGCGCGCGAGTTCGATGCCGTCGTGCACCTGGCCCGCAGGCGTCAAGGCCAGCACCGCGTCCAACAGATCGGCAGGACGTTCGGCGTTTCCGAAGCCCGCCAACATGGATGCCGTCACCGCGACCGCGACGGCGCCCGCGATCCCGTCGGGGTGGGCATGGGTGACCTCCGCGGAAAGCGCGGCCTCCTGCGCGGCCCGGACCGGGTCGCCCGCGAACCAGGCACCCAAGGGTGCGACCCGCATGGCCGCGCCGTTGCCGAACGAGCCGTGACCGTCGA
This Actinoalloteichus hymeniacidonis DNA region includes the following protein-coding sequences:
- a CDS encoding aldehyde dehydrogenase (NADP(+)), coding for MTTPAPTLDAVLTSARQAARSLAGSSPLQRADWLDAVARALDAAGPELIETAQAETNLPVGRLTGELARTTFQARLFAERLRDGGLLEARIDHADPDWPMGARPDIRRALRPLGVVVVFAASNFPFAFSVAGGDTVSALAAGCPVVLKAHPGHPRLSRQTSAVVVAALESAGAPAGSFALIEGFEDGVEAVRDPRVSAVGFTGSVAGGRALFDIAASRPVPIPFYGELGSTNPVFITPQGWADRGAEIATGFAGSVTLGAGQFCTKPGVVLLPDIDGFLDLLPELTAGPMLNERIQTGFLTATGGLADCDGVEPTSIQVAADTAVTPVLLRTTAARVLADPELLGMECFGPAALLVSYASTEELLAVAALGHGQLTATIQGSEDGDEVAAALVEPLSDFAGRVIWNQWPTGVTVSDAQHHGGPYPATTAPTSTSVGTAAIERFLRPVAYQNLPASLLPVAVSDAPAPGVRQVVDGKRS
- a CDS encoding aminotransferase-like domain-containing protein, translated to MDDYRALADALAADIAAGRLRPGDRLPPQRRFARAHRVAASTASRVYGELIRRGLAVGEVGRGTFVRTGTLRAETTLAEPASGRIDLEFNFPMLPGQAELVATSLVDLLSPATMIEGLRPTVVAGTPAARSAAATLLSRSGWQPAPESILFTGGGRQALAAVAAGLLGIGQRLAVEEFTYPVMKAVAARLGITPVPIAMDEHGLIPAALAEVHRSAPLRAVYVQPTLHNPLGITMPEARRRELAQVTGELGIPVIEDMVNGFLREDPAPLAALAPEHTVLVDSMSKRVAPGLTLGFVVTPPALSPKIAAAIRSGAWMPGSFALTATTRLIEDGMARSLGTAKQQDARLRQEIVATRLAGFDVQADPGSYHCWWRLPEHWRAETFVASAARHGIAVTPAAAFVVGSGRAPGAVRLALGSPTPKNLARALDILAEVARGTAEDLAVE
- a CDS encoding alpha/beta fold hydrolase encodes the protein MHTVSHDGTTIAYRDIGSGTPVLLVHGHPFDGSMWRPQIEQLAEAGHRVIVPDLRGYGRSSVAPGSTTMEDFAADLAELLDRLDIDRVLLGGLSMGGQIVMEFHRRFPSRVAGLLLAATSARADDPRARRARVETAERIRHEGMAAYAEELLPRMLAPHNIVGLPEVADHVLRMMRSAPAEGAAAALRGRAERRDYRDSLARVSVPTLIVVGDHDDFTPVAEAESLAAHIPASVLRIIEGAGHLPNLERPAEFGRALAELSTAIDVG
- a CDS encoding ADP-ribosylglycohydrolase family protein; the protein is MTTDSLIRAQRSLRGLAIGDALGSQFFVPANRNRFDNRRLPPAPWQWTDDTEMACSIVAVLAEHGRIDQDALAASFANHHDFDRGYGPSTNRLLRLIREGGDWRDLVTETFDGHGSFGNGAAMRVAPLGAWFAGDPVRAAQEAALSAEVTHAHPDGIAGAVAVAVTASMLAGFGNAERPADLLDAVLALTPAGQVHDGIELARELLPVTSASVVARQLGNGSRTSAQDTVPFTLWAALTRFDDFADAFWATASAGGDIDTTCAIVGGIVGAGAAEPPRTWAALHEPLPDWMLGTA